A window of Podarcis muralis chromosome 10, rPodMur119.hap1.1, whole genome shotgun sequence genomic DNA:
GAGCATGGTCAGTCTTGGCCAACGCAGGCAATGTGAGcctaggaatacagtggtacctcaggttaagtacttaatttgttccggaggtccgtacttaacctgaaactgttcttaacctgaagcaccactttagctaatggggcctcttgctgctgccgcgccgctggagcccaatttctgttctcatcctgaagcaaagttcttaacattaagcactatttctgggttagcggagtctgtaacctgaagcatatgtaacctgaagcgtatgtaacctgaggtaccactgtacaagacacATGCCAAATCATACTGGGTGCTGAAACTGGAATCCACCAGAGAATAATCCACTCTGCTGCATAAACTAAGCAGAGCACTTTTAATGTGTTCAAGAAgtgcttcacatacattatcttgCTATTATCATGACCACAGCTAtaatcatttttgtgtgtggagggagacAGGATTCGGGATGTTTGATACCAGTTTGATACTCTTTTTGCAACTGGTCTGCAGAGAAAGACCCTCTAGGGTACGAATGAAAGGTCCCATTAGCGTAGTGTTAAAGGGAACTGGATGAACACAGAAGACCAGGCTAAAATCTTAGCTCAAATATCAGAGATCTTGTGGAGGATGCCCAAGACAAGAAATTCTCTCTACACATTAGGAAATCCTGCGTCAATTTTCACTGACAGAGGAATCAGCAGCATACTCTTTATATGGGAAGTGAAGAGAGTGCCTTTGCAGTAGAGAGCTCACCTCCCCTTCTCCATGTTGGAAAGAAATGCAACAAAAGGAGTGAGATGAGATTTGAAGATGAGGGCATGTTTAAAAGTCATGGAATCCTTTTTCCAAGCCCAGTAAGGGAGAAGCTCTAGAAACAAAATGCAGACCAGCTAAAACAATCTGTATATCGGGTACAAGCATATGGTTAGGGGAAGATGAACAGCTTTATTGAAGACTAAGAAAAAAAGGAGATAGAAGAAAAACAATTCAGAGTTTTCTTCACTTAGCTGGAGCCTACTTCATAAATGCACCTTTGTCACAACAAAGGCTAGCATCTAAGGGTGATTTGCATTTGTGAGCAAGCCACCAAAGATCTTCTGGCACTTACCTGTCCCTCACAGCCTTGTTGCACCTGTTCTAAACATCTTGAAAATTGCCAACAAGGTGATTGTACTTTCAAATACACATCACAGTCCAGAAAGGGTGAAACATTCATGGCAACAGAAACTATGGGTGAAATTCAGACATACATCGTAATGGTTTGGGGGGGGTATTAAAAAGAGATGATTTACATTGCTTTGCCTTCAATAGCATGTTTATCTGCATGTACAGCCCTCCCAGAGGTGTAggaaagggggtgtggtgggtgcggtcCGCCACAGGTGTCATGACTGAGGGGGGGTGGCAAATGGCAGTCGAGTGGGAGCGCGCCCACCCCAAGCAGCACGGGCATATGCTCCGCCGCTGACCCTCCCCCAGTAAAAATGGATGTAGATGCTTACTCTGCCGTGTTTCTTAAAGCAcatcccattgaaagtaatgcagTGCAAATAAATGACCCACATTCAGACATGCGCTTCCAGTTTCTGATCCGGCAAGTTCCACGCATAGAGAAGTTTGCTTGGGTGCACTGATCATCTCCACTTTTAAAGGTAAACAAGTCAGCTAGCTGCACCACTCTTCTGCAAACGACAAAGTGCTGAACGATGGCAACTCTTACCAAGAAACAAATCAGTCCCATTCTCAAATAGCCAAAAATAGttatttattaataatttatGATCTCAACATTCTTAGAATAAAATCCCAACTCTTACACTGGCAAATCAGAGACACTCCCTTATGGACAATTGTGTGCAAGACCTTCTTGCATATTACACAGGTACACATGCTCACACCCACACACACTTCCAGTTTtatacaaaaataaatgcaagatATTGCATTTGAGGTGAAGCTCCCTGAAAAGTTTGTACAGAGGTAATGCACTGTTTAGCacaaaattgttttgttttgtttttaatttgataaTTTACAGAAAAAAGAATCTTCTGTTCTGAAGACATAGCTCTCTtccaaaagaaaaatgcaaactaGGCTATTTACAAAAGGTAAGGCCAAATTAAGTCATAATGAGACCCTATGCTGATGGCACACCCCTGCaaaagaaaattatatatatatataatcaccaCAAAAGATACTTTATCCATTCACAAAATGAGAGTAAACAAACCCCAAAGCATAGACACAGATTCCCTAAACAAGGAAGCAAGTTTGCCTCATTTCAACAGTAAAATCAAGCATGCTGCAAAATTGTATCCTTTGCATAcaaaaggaagaatggagagagaaagaacgCCCCTTGCGTTGACCTCTTGTACCTATCATTTTACTGATGTTGCTTATCGATTCAGGATTTAAAACTTTAACATCAACCAAGCCAAGCATTACAAAGCTCTTGGCAAACAAAAATTCCAAACACATTTGAGCTTAAACCTCTCTTTGGCTCCTCTAAATCAAaattgcggggagggggggcacacAATTAGTCTTCACTGAAGACAACACAATATATTACAAATGCAATGAATACATTTTCCCCAGTCTTACATGTGCTCATATAGTGTCCATTCTTCCTCCCCCATCTGTGTTTGGAAGTCCTCAGTTCCAAGTCACTGTATGGGTGGCGGTTTGTGCATCGAGCAAAAATGCGTGGCCTACCTAGAGGCAAGGTCTGAAGAGTTTATGGTGGTTGTTTCCCCCCCGGGAGAactctgctggttccctcccttTGCAATAGCAGATTCCAAACTTTGttaacctttttatttttaagcacacAGGCCGGCTACTGCTGAAGAGCAGCATCCACAAAAGAGAGCTGGATTCCTTTGCTGCCGTCAAAGAGAAGCATCGTCGAGGAATGATCACACAACCCAAGGTTGGAAGAGCTGGGACGTGGCTGGTGCTCACGTGGACTGCAGGGAGTCCACCTGGAAGACGTTTTGGTTGGAAGGGGTGGTGAAATACAGCTGCTGGCTGGGGACGCGGTTGTCACAGGGGCAGCTGAGCCCCAGAGTCCTCTCAAAGTCCAACAGCTGGCCCATGAAGTTGAAGTTGGGGGAGATGTTGGATTTCTTCATCTTGACAATGTCGTAGGCGTCGTTCATGGACAAGTTGAGCTTCTGCATCAGGTAGGCGACCGTCACGGTGACCGAGCGACTGATCCCTGCCAGGCAATGCACAAGCACGCCACAATTCTTCCCACGAGCTTCATCTGTGGAGGAAACAAGACAAAGACAAGAACCGTGAGATCTCTCTTCTTCTCCCAGTCTAAAGGTCACGCCACTAGACGAGACCAAACATGACAGAGAGCTTTGTGAGCCCTTCATAGAATTTGCATCGCCTTCCTTCCTACTCCCATCCTCCAGGCTCGCTTTGCATAGCGTTTTCAAAGCCTTGCTTTATTTGCTCTCCCAATAACAGACTTATTTCTATTTTGACTGGGCCAAAGTCAAAACGCAAGAGTTCTAGGCAGTGGTCTTCTGAACTCAGGTCTTGAACCTATGCCAGCTTTGAATGCACCAGGAACAACATGAAAGCAAGTTACACCTTCAACAGAATTATGTGGTACAGCCTTTGTTGAAGTGTACCAGGCAGCTTACAGGGTGAGACCGACTGTTCGGATGCTCAAGAACTAAAACATACTCCCTGGACACCGGAGACTCAGCTAGGAGCAGCATAAATGGTTCTAACCTAATTTGACGTGCAAATGGGAATATTTTTTGCTTACTAGGGAATATTCCAGAGGGTAAACCTACACCTGTAATCTGAAGTAGACTACAAGAGGAAGAtgtggttccccaccaccaccttcctaTGTGTTGTAACATGAGCAgcaataaacaacaacatgctgtcAGTCACAGAAGCAGCTTATGGTGGGTATGTGGTAGATGATCTGTGGTTTTAGAAGATTCCATCAACATTGGAAGGGTTTGTTTTGAACTATAAAAATGTGAAGTGTTTTATGTGACTTTTCTGCTCTCTTTTACGGCATAATGCGTTTGTGTTGACGTTGTTCAATGCAAATTGCTTGGAGACCTTCTCAGGTAAGTGACTAATACTAAATAATACTTCATAAATTCTAATACTAATAGGTCACAAAAATAATTTGGTGTACATTCACCCTAGCATATAAATAGGGAAACCTTACAatgccaccttttttttttaatggagacaAGCAGATTGCAAAGGTCTATTAAATTATTCTCCAACTGTTGTGCAGTgcagctgaacaatggaggtattcagctgttttaaaaggaagagaGAAGTCACAGGGGACAGCCCATTAGGAGAAACAGGATGTCAACATTGCCAGAAAATGGGTTCCTTTGTAATAGGAAATGCATTATAATGCCTGGAGATTAGTTTCTTTGTGGCTTCCAGCCTACAGTTTCTTCTTGCTGGGCTCAGATTACCTACATTCTGCTCTATTACCAGTATCACTCAATCAGATTACAGCACAGTATTCACTGACAGATAACACAATGACCCTCCccaaagagggggtggggagcataACTGAACTAAttcacaaagagaaggggaaggagtCTAAATGCACTCATCAGCACTTCTCATATATTTTAGGGCAATACCTGCTTCTGAGAAAACACTGGTTTTTATGGAACACTCTATAGATTAAATTCAATAGAGCATGCTTCCACATGAGTAGGTACAGAAATGAAAGCTTGGAGGCTCTAGGGggtatacttctgagtagatgtacaTTGGATTGCACTGTTTGAGGGAGCATAAAAGCCTAAGGAATTGAAGAATCAGGTGAGGAACagttaaagaaaaaagggaaTGAATGCATCCAGTTAACTACCAAAACACTGGAATCTctctatattgtgtttttaaaaatcacttgctttcttttaaaatacagttttccTGGACAAAATTCAAATATGCTGGCATGGAAATTATTACTTTAAAATACAGGTATCTAAAAGAtcaacttcttcttcttacaaGCTTTAACAATAGCTAAACCCTGGCAGAAGTATCTTTCTATTTCTTAGATCCCCCGAAGGCTgaaaattacattaaaataaataagtattaaaCAAGCTGTACTGCTAATAATTTGCAGCATAATCCTGTACAGTTCTACTCAaaggcaagtcccactgaatttaacaGGGATGACTCCCAGGCAGGTGCATTGAGGATTGCAGGCATAATTATGCTACCACAAGACACACCCAACACTCACTTTGCAATTATTATAAACTAAATCTCACCTATGAAAGAGATGGCCTCAGGGAAAAACTGAGACAAGTTttggctccagtggtcagagatggggATCTGCTTGTATTTAAACTCGCCAGCATTCTCAAAGAGATTAGGCAGGTTGGGGGTGACATTCAAGATGTATTTAATGCCAAACTCTTCTAGAACGTCCAAGTTGGTGGAATCCTTGGCACAGCCCAGGTAGAGGTAGGGCAAGATCTCCACCGGGAAGGAAGGCTGGTTATTGGACAAGGGGCTGCCGTCAGAGTCGGTGGCACTGTTAGGGTCTCGGTCAATGTCAGATTCAATGTCCGAAGAGGAGTCTGAGCTGATTCGGAGGCCACCCAAGCCCAGGACTGGCAGAGGGGGAGAACTGCTGCTACATGAACTGTCCAAGTTAGTTTCGCAATGCAGGGCATACTCTGCCTGGAACTTGCTGAAACCAcctgggaaggaaagaaaaaaagaaaggaaataattTGGATGAGGGATCACATTAAGGCTTTCCGAACCACCACTACCACCCCACACACCGGGGGTCAGTTCTATAGCTGTAAGATGCAGAAGCAGAaagcacaacaacaacatacagttTGAGAAGAGACATAGCTCTGTAGTGGTGTAACGGGTTCAATTGACTTTTGCCTGAAGCCAGACAGTGCAGGCAGCCCTGACCAATGGCCCTGCACATCAGAAGGCTAGTTTCCTCTGTTTCAGACTATTAGAAATAAAACTGGGAGCTAGGGAGGttggaaaaaaaagaaggggattCCCCTCTATCACGGCTGTCAGAttaaggattaaaaaaatattagtGGCAGATGCTGCTCCTGTGGAGTTCAGTAGAGGAAGGGGGATTAGGAAATGAATGGACAGTCCTGAGAATGACAGAATGGAGGTGCTGCAAAATGCAAGGGAGCCAACGCTTATTCCGCCATGGAAAGCAGAATTCTGTTGCCCACCAATAAATACACTGGATCCTTTTACTTGCACCGGAAGGAACATTAGGCAAAGTGAAACAGCCCTGATTCAGACGACAAATTTCAGAGTAATGTTAAAGGGCAGGAAGTTGCCAGCATTTCTGTAATGACACTTtttaagggtgtttttttttttttgcccaatcgGTGTAAAATGCATATCCCACCCATCATAAAAGAAATGAGCTATTAGGAGGAAGCATTGAACAGCCCTAAACTGAAGAGGACAGCACAGAAGGGGTTATAGCTCTTCTCCCACTCCACTTCCTATCCCAAGATTTTGCAAGAGCCTTTGCTCTtccaaagaaagggagggaggaagcaatcGGGTTATCAAAACCATCCCTTCAGGGCATGTCTCCTTTGAAGCGGCTGCCTTTTAAGTCCAGACAATATAAACCAGGCCCTTTTATTGCACCACCGTATCACCCCTAGTCTCCCTATACGTAACACTTTGACCTAGTAACGCCAGACTCATCCCCGGGGTTTTGCCTAGTTTgactggagggaggaggagcaagcAGAAGATTTAGAGCCGCCGGCAGATTTCGGAGTGACTTTGCGATAGATCAGCAAGGATTTAAAACGAAAAGGCTCGGCTgagctgggaggggggcaggcgGGAATGGAAAGGGTGTGTGAGCGAACTGTCCGTGAGTGAATATCGGTCTGAAAGGATTGTGAACTCAGTTCAGGTGCTAAGCATCTCCCGAGAGGGCACCCAGTTCCTTCTGCTAACCCACCCCCGCAAACCAGAGTCGCTCTTTCACACGAGTTTTTTTTGCTAGGAAAAAGATCTAACAGCCTTCAAGAGTTGGGATTTTCAAAGTTTGTCCCTCGGATATATTGCCCCATGTTAAACAACTTTGGCAAAGGGGTTTGTGTGTGTCCTGCCCTATGGGCTTTCCCTGGCAGGTTTTAAAAGCAGTGAGATTTGCctagcatgggggtgggggtgttttcctcctctgggatttctttctccttccttccttccttccttctcccccaaTCAGGGGCCATCTGGCAACGCTCCGCTGCGTACAATAGGGGGCGAGGATGTCTTGCGCCCAGACGCAGGGGGCTGGCGTCTAGACACTCCCCTGGCggctggaggggaagggggcggtTCCGAAGGCGCCGGGGGGCcggggatggaggaagggggggaggaaggcaggactggattcCGGGGAACCCGCTCCCGCTCGGCTTAACCCCTCACCTTCCAGGAAGAAGGCCTTGCAGCCGTCGTCTTTGAGGCGCTTGAGGAGCAGCCCCAGGACGGAGTCGCCGGCCGTGTTCTCGTTCCAGTCGCTGCTGCTCTCGTCGTAGAGGACGACGGTGTCGGTGCCGCAGCGGCGGGCGAACTTCTCGCGCTCCTCCTCGCCGCTGGCGAAGAGGGCGCGCAGGGGCAGGTTGCCCTTCTGCAGGCGCCGCAGCATGATGCCCGGCAGCGCCACGCTGATGGCCGACTCGATGTGCGACGACTCGTACAGCTCCTGCGGGCGGCAGTCCATCAGCAGCAGGCGCTCGGTGCCCAGCTCCAGCTGCTCGTTGAGCCACGCCACCGTCTTGCACAGCGCCATGTCCGACACCACGAAAGGAGGAGCGGCGGGTCGGAGCGTATCTAGCATCGGggaaggcgggcggcggcggggggctgTGGAAAACGCCCCTCTCCGAAGGGCCACGCGGACCACCGGGGCGGAGGGCACGGGCGAAGCCGGGGCGAAGGCAGCCGCAACTCGGGAACTCCTCGGGCGAGCTCCCGGCCTCCGTTAGCAGTGGAGAGAAGGGATGGAGCAGGAaccccccttcctcttctttttgtcAATGAATCCTCGAATGAACCTCCGTAATCGCCTCTGCTTTTTTGCTTCTCCCGAATAAAAATCCAGTTAAATGTGCTCAGAGGCGTTTCTTACGTGCAGCAAAaggaaatgcatttaaataacTAGTTAGAAGAGACAGACCCTGCTCTCGCTACCGGTGTTATTGCTTTGCCTGCTTCTCCTGCTTCTCACATCTTGCTTCGCggctccccttctcctcctctttcttcctaAGTCCTCGAGATGCGATCAATGTCCCTTTTAATCAGCCCTGCacgctctgctgctgctgctgctgctgctaccgctGCTCTCCTCCTCGCTTCGCCCCTTCCACCCCGCGCCAGGCAGTTCCTCAATGGATACAAACATGGAACGTCTCAATGGATACATTCTCTCGGCCGGCCAATCAGCGCTCGCGGAAGGGGCTGTTTCCGTGGAGACGGGCCGGCTGGAACAGGTTGTGTTGATGAATTGTTAATGAGTTTGTCATTCACAAAAACGGAAAGGAATTTCCGCTCCGGATAAGCCGAGTGcaaacaagcagcaacagcagctcagcgggaggaaggagggaaaggaaggcgcggggggagaagagagggaggaggaggtggagagctAAGAGGGGAAGACACACAGCCGCTAGAGCTGCGCGTCTGCGGCTCGAGTTTCCTTCTGTTGCAGCTCACGCAGAGCAGCCCAGCGATTACACAACAAATGGTCCAATTAGAGGAGGAACAAAAGGCAGCCTCTCCTCTTCGGTGTTTTCGCTGCACAAGCGCGCTCGTTAAGGGCACTTCGCAGCCGCGCTTTTCCTCCTTCGCAGCGAAGCGAGGGAACTTTTGGGACACCCCGCGTTGCTTTTGCAGGGCTGATAAGATGCAAGAGGCGTGGGGGGTGCCTTTTGCAAGCATTAGGGGACCCCCCCGTCCCTTCCCCTTgccttggatttttttttccGTGGGCGAAACGGGAATGACTGACCCACGCGTGCACGCTTTATTTTCCGCTCTCTACAAACACGTGCGCTGATAGTAACCATAATACATGCGGGCACACAAGTCCTCCAAGTCAGGAGACTGGAATTGAGAAAAGGAAGCGGGGGGGGCGGGAGCCCGATCGCGCCCGTGAGTGACCTCAAAAAGTCAGCTACGAGAAAGCGGGCCGCCGGCTTGCTGCGAGAGCCGCAGGTTTTATTCTCCCCTCCGGGCAAGCCGAGTTAATTGTGGAAGAAGGAGCCGGCTTTTCATTAGAGCGGAGCGTGGGCCGGAGTTAATGGGTAGCGGAGCGGACAGAGCCGCTTGGCATTTGCAAGGGTGGCTGCTGGCGCTCGGTAATTGTGGCCCATTGTTCCCACAGCCTGAAATCCAGGCCGGGAGAGcggctcttcctcccccttcgGCCCGGGCGCTTTTCTTGCTATTAACCCTTCCTGGGCTCCCAAAAAGGAATATTTCCCACGCATTTGAAACCCATTTCCCCGCGGAAGTGCTGCGTCTGCCACCGCTTTCCTCGAGGGGGCCTTGGGGGGAGTCCTCGTCGGAGtccgatcccccccccccacgcgtgTTTACTCGGAAGGAAGCCCCGGTGGCCATTCAGACGGGTCCAGCTTCCCAGAGGGTTCGCCTGCTCGAAAAAGAGGAGCAAGGGCGAATTCGTTGCGAGGGAGGCGAAAGGCCAGCAAACCACCCCTCAAGTTCGAGCTGGCACCTGACGAAGTGGTGCTTTAGCTCCGCGGAAGCTCCAGCCACCGGTTAATCTTTAAGCACACAGGGCTCTCTGCTCTTGGTTTTGCTACACGTCCTAAGGGCTGCTACACAGAGGCGTTGTTGCGGGGTTGGCTACGTTAGCCCCCGCCAAGGACGCACCAGGTCCAGGCTGGGCGCAAAAAATCCGCCTCTCCACAACGATCCAGCTCCTTTCCAAGGGCGCAAGTACAtccctgctgctgctactactacatgCATGTCAAAGATACAAGGGTGACAGGGCTACTCTCCGCCATCAAGTTTAATGCAAGCATTTGCTGGGCCACCCTGGGAAGTGGTTTTCTGCTTTTTCTCTACTGTCCCACAGTGATGGGGGGGCTTTCTTAGAGAGTTGAGAATTTGCTAGGTATTACAAATGGGAGGgagctgaccagagtggctggggcaatccggtaagatgggcagcatatattatattattatttatttcagtgcaTCGGTGTGGTCTGGTAGGAAAAATGCCCTTGGGTAGCCAAGTTAGATGCACCTGGGTGTTGTTGGCCTCCGGTGGGACACAAACATCACTATATGGATTTGGCTTCTAAACTGCTGTTGTGATTATGATGGTGGTGATTCATTTGTAAAATGAAGTGAGAGGTTCCTGCGGTCCCCTAACCAGAAAggcctagaacatgggtaggcaaactaaggcccaggggccggatccggcccaatcgccttctaaatccagcccatggagggtccgggaatcagcgatttttacatgagtagaatgtgtaggatggataggaattggttcattcccccccaaaaaaaatatagtccgg
This region includes:
- the DUSP6 gene encoding dual specificity protein phosphatase 6; this encodes MLDTLRPAAPPFVVSDMALCKTVAWLNEQLELGTERLLLMDCRPQELYESSHIESAISVALPGIMLRRLQKGNLPLRALFASGEEEREKFARRCGTDTVVLYDESSSDWNENTAGDSVLGLLLKRLKDDGCKAFFLEGGFSKFQAEYALHCETNLDSSCSSSSPPLPVLGLGGLRISSDSSSDIESDIDRDPNSATDSDGSPLSNNQPSFPVEILPYLYLGCAKDSTNLDVLEEFGIKYILNVTPNLPNLFENAGEFKYKQIPISDHWSQNLSQFFPEAISFIDEARGKNCGVLVHCLAGISRSVTVTVAYLMQKLNLSMNDAYDIVKMKKSNISPNFNFMGQLLDFERTLGLSCPCDNRVPSQQLYFTTPSNQNVFQVDSLQST